One window of the Armatimonadota bacterium genome contains the following:
- the rplJ gene encoding 50S ribosomal protein L10 — translation MPKQEKVEAVSRLEEDIRSSSGLLLTDYRGLNVSEITDLRRKLREAGAEYKVVKNTLFKRAVAQTSGINLDELLEGPTAVAFIHNDPITAAKVLTDFMKEHKTLAIKGGYIEGQVYGAAQIEQLSKIPAKPVLYAQLLGSMQSPIVNLVGTLQGVVSNLVYTLQAVADKKAA, via the coding sequence TTGCCAAAACAAGAGAAGGTTGAAGCGGTAAGCAGGCTCGAGGAAGATATTCGTAGCTCCAGCGGTCTGTTACTTACAGATTATCGCGGGCTTAATGTCAGCGAGATTACCGACCTTCGCCGAAAGCTACGCGAGGCGGGCGCAGAGTACAAGGTAGTTAAGAACACCCTTTTTAAGCGGGCAGTGGCTCAGACCTCAGGAATTAATTTGGACGAATTACTTGAAGGCCCGACGGCAGTGGCGTTCATTCACAATGACCCAATCACTGCGGCGAAAGTCCTAACCGACTTCATGAAAGAGCACAAAACACTTGCCATTAAAGGTGGGTATATTGAGGGCCAGGTGTATGGTGCTGCCCAAATTGAGCAATTGTCAAAGATACCAGCAAAGCCCGTACTATATGCCCAATTGCTGGGAAGTATGCAGTCGCCTATAGTAAACTTGGTTGGCACGCTACAAGGTGTCGTTTCGAACCTAGTCTATACTCTGCAGGCAGTCGCCGACAAGAAGGCAGCATAA